The Synchiropus splendidus isolate RoL2022-P1 chromosome 1, RoL_Sspl_1.0, whole genome shotgun sequence genome includes a window with the following:
- the LOC128752827 gene encoding low-density lipoprotein receptor-related protein 2-like isoform X3, giving the protein MLVLRLTCFLILTGLRISTVLSQSSGCLPDQWQCDDGNCIPDVWRCDGGGDCLDGSDEMDCDASSGSPLCPPGHFPCLDTVGCVAASARCDGQKNCPTGSDEENCPVTEDCLDTDWTCGNHACVLKELRCNGQDDCMDNSDEANCVSCEANGVQCPDGSCLPAHERCDKTVQCSDGSDEPVTCGRTCAVKNGGCSHVCVDEPWGARCACPDGFKLSSNGAICIDVDECSLPFPPCMQLCANTLGSFYCHCREGFLLQGNSTCQVTGNSTRLLTVQKRTVVLLDVKTRQLKSIGVLQFDPVALTFDIARGLYYWADEQGTLYKSNGQQTSIIHKGQWGISSLACDWLTGNLFWTNPKKESIYVLGADGLSYTTVLSKNVSPKELVVLPVASSMSWINAGPGDRVTIEKSWLDGSSRQTLAVLTGQSAHSLVADVAARRLYWISDIKQSVETVRLDGSGRYSFVGLFSGNPPMGLAVFGNMFYWVDDQGMWQAPQNLPGLKKFLWKSTQAVFTVFHELQQPQGTSACAMTCDICLLTQGNPTGFACTCPSTQVLLPDGVCRFPRFVYATISNIKLLEFRGSEVIDQQLFDTDDGILCFDVDWYRGWIYWANQTGHVQRVGTTQQVTEIIPLPLPVCIIALDQRTGDLFWVSCDQKVIGTTNAKNGLSRHLYRTEKEIRNLYLDWLRGGILWLEDEQIMGMNIIGGEAKELLQLLAQTNIAFDLSANSLLWNSKNAGLTTLSLLNEKTHVAGRRWNISGSVMCAFEPFLLTLSGDTMTLWDRRDGNPVVRAPVKGEVLNVIPVLRDISVPEASFCKEPSMLCKGTSICLERNRLCDGRMDCPAGDDEEFCRTACPSKDDFQCMDGRSCISNMLVCDGRSHCRDGSDEVNCPPAVPTEIQANALKCRTGLKLCNDGLQCVLYSHVCDGENDCKDGSDELGCDATQAPTTVNVIPIPTTTFTTLPACLSPSVLCPQTSLHLCISPNKFCDGIKDCPNGFDEENCLKRCPSKNDFRCKDRRSCVPKSLVCDGRSHCHDGSDEVNCRLTIPPPPQPSSLKCRMGTKHCRDGSECILNSHVCDGEKDCKDGSDEEECEAVEPSTSNMTADLDLIPITTEPNPITPCTSPAVLCPGTHLCIAPTQLCDGVKNCPDGSDENCVRGCAEKSDFLCEDRLRCVSRDLVCDGRSHCQDGSDEVNCQSLTTPAPRSNVFRCYVGSRLCQDGTRCVLLSHVCDGEKDCPDGSDETHCGDTATVTAEQPTSKPSTTVRQIFMSSTSPPCTSPSVLCPGSSVCIKPTQMCDGVKDCIDGSDEKCVKRCPNRDDFRCKDRRSCISRDQVCDGRSHCNDGSDEAGCQGLPTPGPRTNALKCRLGSWLCQDGSECILHSHVCDGERDCQDGSDEGTCDSAYTTNPTLSPAEPVTQPPCTSPSVLCPGSSLCLHPAQICDGTRDCPDGYDENCVSKCPNKRDFHCKDRRSCISASLVCDGRAHCLDGSDEVDCPPVYSAGSRASTVKCRLGSVPCRDGSVCVLQSHVCDGEKDCKDGSDEADCDVAEKALDTVTDDTTSYVKPLNPPVTKLLCTGSSILCPDSSSCILPSQQCDGKMDCSDGSDEKRCPDITRPGSQEPVLTCRLGTRLCGDGSECVLNSHVCDGEKDCPDGSDEQGCQESCKKGEFQCAHGKMCIPDAQVCDGRTHCRDGSDELDCINPSKSCEHRCADGKRCIPKKFLCDGEKDCLDGSDELGCDGVTVAPTPALATDPAVCVSPSVFCPGTSVCISQKQICDGNRDCPDAFDESNCVDSCKNTDEFLCSDRRKCISRKFVCDGRAQCFDGSDENRCEEDEPTTPFPSVGSTNSAPVKCRKGFKPCSDGLECVMYSHVCDGEKDCQDGSDEDGCVSACKSGEFQCAHGNRCIPEQQVCNGENDCQDRSDEMNCQRLIDGCHQLCDNGTRCIPKSFLCDGERDCADGSDEKKCGLIACAFDQYRCMSGQCVSEGLKCDGYSDCSDHSDEMHCARPPNCPSQLLCPNGHECLQREWRCDGEEDCDDGSDEKNCIITPVRCRDYQWQCDNSNQCIPLSWHCDGKRDCVNFVDEENCSLEKCPAHLYQCDSGECLDPGLACNGITNCADMSDEGSGCNVHNCSSYFAPLCDQHCVSTPNGPKCFCKEGYKLFSTRYCVDMDECEELPHAVCKHICINTPGSYTCHCHPGFYLEPDNKSCKAEDEALLLASVQSELLLLGVHSRSLRLFSSATRPVFSLDYHWSQQRVYWLSPDYQSVRWADMNSSKKGTLIQGVKADFIAVDWIGKNLYWIDGLVGQILAVQLRDVTVGSHNYTVVLGEDLEHPSSLVLLPHMGLIFWSEIGSRPQIRRSGMDGSSKRVIVNHGLSWPVSLASDLLDNRLYWADEKMHSIGSASFEGENVKILQMVETPSPFSVAVFNDRLTWSDTKRRTIRSSDKNTGKDQKVLLKRPGQPFGIKLMHPLSQPLIVNPCDKLRCSHLCLLVPARGLSGIPKSATASEVTEVTAACRCPKGLLLSKNNRTCSLPQESTFILLLSPNAIYQIYLQSMHRDGVGLKKIPNCSVLSIPGVVEASFMDLSHGQRLYIADGFHGAVEAFNLTGPWSRQRLTPTGRIFELHDDSVTAIAVDWVTSNLYWSSSNHPGIHVTSSSDGSTAPLLQGSLKATTAIAVHPPTGRLCYSSTVSLGGKIQAEICCAGMDGRGKVVLWRNSSPTSLSFFNRGTMIYWSDHSHSTICSIGVDGSGYKEFSTSPGLLISFTYVENILFWLTQDKGTNMCSKNNGGCAQLCLAYPGGRTCRCGRGFFSVNVTSCFPMPTCAVGKQPCVDGSKCIGSGLFCDGRVDCPDQSDEQDCPDEKVSTSVTKLSKGGHPRTWQQGSASCGTEACNGHGECVIEGETRHCRCAAGYTGEFCQDTEGGRGYTAAILAVIFVVGAVLGATYIIVKRKIWESFWTRAPDKENLMTNMGLPCEQHDVDFEELESQVDQKNVRIS; this is encoded by the exons ATGCTCGTTCTGAGGCTGACTTGTTTCTTGATTCTGACCGGTCTCAGGATTTCTACAG TCTTGAGCCAGTCCTCTGGATGTCTCCCTGACCAGTGGCAATGTGATGATGGGAACTGCATTCCTGATGTCTGGAGATGTGATGGTGGCGGCGATTGTCTGGATGGATCTGATGAGATGGATTGTGATG CTTCCTCAGGATCTCCATTATGTCCACCCGGTCATTTCCCCTGCCTTGACACTGTTGGCTGTGTAGCAGCATCAGCTCGCTGTGATGGTCAGAAGAATTGTCCAACTGGTTCTGATGAAGAGAACTGTCCAGTCACTGAGGATTGTTTGGACACTGATTGGACATGTGGAAACCATGCGTGTGTTTTAAAAGAGCTGCGTTGCAATGGACAGGATGACTGCATGGACAATTCTGACGAAGCAAACTGTG TCAGTTGTGAGGCAAATGGCGTCCAGTGTCCTGATGGCAGCTGTCTGCCTGCTCATGAAAGATGTGACAAGACAGTACAGTGCTCTGATGGCAGTGATGAACCTGTAACTTGTG gCCGCACCTGCGCTGTAAAGAATGGAGGCTGCAGCCATGTGTGTGTCGATGAACCCTGGGGAGCTCGGTGTGCCTGTCCTGATGGATTTAAACTGTCCTCAAATGGAGCCATCTGCATCG ATGTCGATGAGTGCTCCCTTCCTTTTCCTCCATGTATGCAGCTCTGCGCCAACACACTGGGATCATTCTATTGTCATTGCAGAGAAGGCTTCCTGCTAcaaggaaattcaacatgtcaggTCACAG GTAATTCGACCAGACTTCTGACTGTGCAGAAGCGAACAGTCGTCCTGCTGGATGTAAAAACACGACAACTGAAATCAATTGGCGTACTGCAGTTTGACCCGGTGGCCTTAACATTTGACATTGCACGAGGCTTGTACTACTGGGCTGATGAGCAAGGCACTCTTTACAAGAGCAATGGACAACAAACCTCAATTATCCACAAAG GGCAGTGGGGAATTAGCAGTCTAGCTTGTGACTGGCTCACCGGCAACCTTTTCTGGACTAATCCAAAGAAAGAGTCAATCTATGTGTTGGGTGCGGACGGGTTGAGTTACACCACGGTGCTGAGTAAAAACGTCAGCCCGAAAGAGTTGGTTGTTTTACCGGTGGCGAG CTCAATGTCATGGATCAATGCTGGTCCTGGTGATCGAGTGACGATTGAGAAGTCTTGGCTGGATGGATCAAGTAGACAAACTCTTGCGGTGCTCACAGGTCAATCTGCTCACAGCCTCGTGGCAGATGTGGCTGCCAGAAGACTGTATTGGATCAGTGATATTAAGCAG TCAGTAGAGACAGTAAGGCTGGATGGCAGTGGACGCTACTCCTTTGTGGGATTGTTCAGTGGGAACCCGCCAATGGGCTTAGCTGTTTTTGGAAACATGTTCTACTGGGTGGATGACCAAGGAATGTGGCAGGCTCCTCAAAACTTGCCAGGTCTAAAGAAATTTCTGTGGAAATCCACCCAGGCCGTTTTCACAGTTTTCCATGAGCTTCAGCAGCCACAag GTACATCTGCGTGTGCGATGACATGTGACATCTGCTTGCTCACTCAAGGGAACCCAACTGGATTCGCCTGCACTTGTCCAAGCACTCAAGTTCTGCTGCCCGATGGTGTATGTCGGT TTCCCAGGTTTGTTTATGCCACCATTAGCAACATTAAATTGTTAGAGTTCAGAGGCAGTGAGGTCATAGACCAGCAACTGTTTGACACAGACGATGGCATATTGTGTTTCGATGTGGACTGGTACAGAGGGTGGATATATTGGGCCAACCAAACTGGCCATGTGCAGCGTGTGGGCACAACACAGCAGGTCACAGAAATCATCCCACTGCCTTTGCCAg TTTGTATCATTGCATTGGATCAGAGGACTGGTGATCTTTTTTGGGTGTCATGTGATCAAAAAGTCATAGGCACCACCAACGCTAAGAATGGTTTATCACGGCATCTGTACCGCACAGAAAAGGAGATTCGGAACCTTTATCTGGACTGGCTTAGAGGCGGAATTCTCTGGCTTGAAGATGAGCAAATCATGGGCATGAATATTATCGGTGGTGAAGCAAAGGAACTTCTGCAGTTGTTAGCTCAGACGAATATTGCCTTTGACCTCAGTGCCAATAGTCTCCTTTGGAACTCGAAAAATGCGG GCTTAACCACATTGAGCTTGCTGAATGAGAAAACACATGTAGCTGGAAGGAGGTGGAACATATCCGGCTCTGTCATGTGTgcttttgaacctttcctgctgACCCTTTCTGGTGACACCATGACCCTCTGGGACCGCCGTGATGGGAACCCTGTTGTTCGTGCACCTGTCAAAGGCGAAGTGTTGAATGTTATTCCTGTTCTCAGAGACATATCAG TTCCCGAGGCCTCCTTCTGCAAGGAACCATCCATGCTGTGCAAGGGAACTTCGATTTGCCTTGAACGCAATCGACTATGTGATGGGAGAATGGACTGTCCTGCTGGGGATGATGAAGAGTTTTGCAGGACTGCATGCCCATCAAAAG ATGATTTTCAATGCATGGACGGTCGGAGCTGCATATCCAACATGCTTGTGTGTGATGGCCGCTCTCATTGCCGTGATGGTTCAGATGAGGTCAACTGTCCGCCTGCAGTGCCCACTGAAATCCAAGCAAATGCCCTGAAGTGTCGTACCGGTTTAAAGCTTTGTAATGATGGCCTGCAATGTGTTTTATACAGTCATGTATGTGATGGAGAGAATGACTGTAAGGATGGATCTGATGAACTTGGATGTG ATGCTACACAAGCTCCGACCACAGTAAATGTAATTCCCATCCCAACGACTACATTCACAACTCTTCCTGCATGTCTCAGCCCGTCGGTGCTTTGTCCGCAAACATCTCTTCACCTCTGCATTTCCCCAAACAAGTTTTGTGATGGCATCAAAGACTGTCCCAATGGATTTGATGAAGAAAACTGTTTGAAAAGATGTCCCTCTAAAA ATGATTTTCGCTGCAAGGATCGTCGAAGCTGTGTTCCCAAAAGTCTAGTTTGTGATGGGCGCTCTCATTGTCACGATGGATCTGATGAAGTCAACTGTCGGCTCACAATACCGCCTCCTCCCCAACCAAGTAGTCTAAAGTGTCGCATGGGAACCAAGCATTGTCGAGACGGTAGTGAATGTATTTTAAACAGCCATGTTTGTGATGGCGAGAAGGACTGCAAAGATGGCTCTGACGAAGAGGAATGTG aGGCTGTGGAGCCCTCCACCTCAAATATGACCGCTGATCTTGACTTGATACCAATAACCACTGAACCTAACCCTATAACTCCATGCACCAGTCCTGCAGTTTTGTGTCCTGGTACGCATTTATGCATCGCACCAACTCAGCTGTGTGACGGCGTGAAAAACTGTCCTGACGGATCTGATGAGAACTGTGTGAGGGGATGTGCTGAGAAAA GTGATTTTCTGTGTGAAGACCGTCTGAGATGCGTATCCAGAGATCTTGTTTGTGATGGCCGCTCTCACTGCCAAGATGGCTCAGATGAAGTCAACTGTCAGAGTTTAACCACTCCGGCACCTCGGTCAAACGTTTTCAGATGTTATGTGGGATCACGACTGTGTCAGGACGGCACACGTTGTGTTCTGCTGAGTCACGTTTGTGATGGAGAAAAAGATTGCCCTGACGGATCAGATGAAACTCATTGTG GGGACACTGCCActgtcactgctgagcaacCTACATCCAAACCATCAACAACAGTCAGGCAGATTTTTATGTCTTCTACTTCTCCACCGTGCACTAGTCCCTCAGTTCTGTGTCCTGGCTCTTCTGTATGCATCAAACCAACTCAAATGTGTGATGGAGTGAAAGACTGTATTGATGGATCAGATGAGAAATGTGTGAAGAGATGCCCGAATAGAG ATGATTTCCGGTGTAAAGACCGTCGGAGCTGCATCTCCAGAGATCAAGTGTGTGATGGCCGCTCTCATTGTAACGATGGATCAGATGAAGCGGGCTGTCAAGGTTTGCCCACCCCAGGGCCTCGCACAAATGCCCTGAAATGTCGTCTGGGTTCCTGGCTGTGTCAAGATGGAAGTGAGTGTATTCTACATAGTCACGTTTGTGATGGGGAGAGAGACTGTCAAGATGGGTCGGATGAAGGAACATGTG ACTCTGCATATACAACCAATCCGACTTTGTCACCCGCTGAACCGGTTACTCAGCCTCCCTGCACCAGTCCATCAGTTCTGTGCCCAGGCTCCTCTTTATGCCTCCATCCAGCTCAGATATGTGACGGAACGAGAGACTGTCCCGATGGGTATGATGAAAACTGTGTCAGTAAATGTCCCAACAAAA GAGATTTCCACTGCAAAGATCGTAGGAGTTGTATTTCGGCCAGTCTGGTGTGTGATGGACGCGCTCATTGCCTTGATGGCTCAGATGAAGTTGACTGTCCTCCCGTCTATTCCGCTGGTTCTCGAGCAAGTACAGTGAAGTGTCGTTTGGGTTCAGTCCCCTGTCGTGACGGTAGTGTTTGCGTTCTTCAAAGTCATGTTtgtgatggagagaaagacTGCAAAGATGGATCGGATGAAGCAGACTGTG ATGTTGCAGAAAAGGCCCTGGATACAGTTACTGATGACACCACATCCTATGTCAAGCCACTCAACCCGCCTGTCACCAAGCTGCTGTGCACTGGTTCCTCAATCCTTTGTCCGGACTCATCATCATGCATCCTCCCCTCACAGCAGTGTGATGGCAAAATGGACTGTAGTGATGGCTCAGATGAAAAAAGGTGCCCAGATATCACTCGTCCAGGTTCACAAGAACCTGTCCTTACATGCCGACTTGGCACAAGGCTGTGCGGCGACGGATCAGAATGCGTTTTGAATAGTCATGTGTGCGATGGCGAGAAAGACTGTCCAGATGGCTCAGATGAACAAGGCTGTCAAGAATCCTGCAAAAAAG GTGAATTTCAGTGTGCGCATGGGAAGATGTGCATCCCAGACGCCCAGGTTTGTGATGGGAGGACTCACTGTAGAGACGGGTCAGATGAACTGGACTGTATCAACCCAAGTAAGAGCTGTGAGCATCGGTGTGCTGATGGCAAGCGGTGCATCCCCAAGAAATTTCTGTGCGATGGTGAAAAAGACTGCCTTGATGGCTCTGATGAGCTGGGCTGTG ATGGCGTGACTGTTGCACCAACACCAGCCTTGGCCACCGATCCAGCAGTATGTGTGAGTCCATCGGTTTTTTGCCCAGGCACTTCAGTCTGCATTTCTCAAAAGCAAATCTGTGATGGAAATCGCGACTGTCCAGATGCTTTTGATGAAAGTAACTGTGTGGACAGCTGTAAAAACACAG ATGAATTTCTGTGCAGTGACCGACGCAAGTGTATCTCGAGGAAATTTGTGTGTGATGGACGTGCCCAGTGTTTTGATGGGTCTGATGAGAACCGTTGTGAAGAAGATGAACCTACCACTCCGT TTCCCAGCGTGGGCAGCACCAATTCAGCCCCGGTTAAATGCCGCAAAGGTTTCAAACCTTGTAGCGATGGTCTGGAGTGTGTCATGTATAGTCATGTCTGTGATGGAGAAAAGGACTGCCAAGATGGATCAGATGAAGATGGATGTGTTTCTGCTTGCaaatcag GTGAGTTCCAATGTGCTCATGGAAACAGATGCATCCCAGAGCAGCAGGTCTGTAACGGAGAGAACGACTGTCAGGACCGATCCGATGAAATGAACTGTCAACGCTTGATTGACGGCTGCCATCAGCTCTGTGACAATGGCACCCGCTGTATTCCAAAATCATTTCTTTGCGACGGCGAGAGAGACTGCGCTGATGGGTCAGATGAGAAAAAGTGTG GCCTTATAGCCTGTGCTTTTGACCAGTACCGCTGCATGAGTGGTCAGTGTGTCTCGGAGGGACTGAAGTGTGATGGATATTCTGACTGCAGTGACCATTCAGATGAAATGCATTGTGCAAGGCCTCCAAACTGCCCGTCACAGCTGCTCTGCCCAAACGGTCACGAGTGCCTGCAAAGAGAGTGGCGCTGCGATGGTGAAGAGGACTGTGACGACGGTTCTGACGAGAAG AACTGTATCATCACTCCAGTGAGGTGCAGAGACTACCAGTGGCAGTGTGACAACAGTAATCAATGCATCCCTCTGTCATGGCATTGTGATGGAAAAAGGGACTGTGTCAATTTTGTGGATGAGGAAAATT GCAGTCTGGAGAAGTGTCCTGCCCACCTGTACCAGTGTGACAGTGGAGAGTGTCTGGACCCTGGACTGGCATGCAATGGTATCACCAACTGTGCAGACATGTCCGATGAGGGTTCGGGATGCAACGTGCACAATTGCTCCAGTTACTTTGCCCCTCTGTGTGACCAGCACTGTGTCAGCACTCCTAATGGGCCG AAGTGTTTCTGTAAAGAGGGTTACAAGCTCTTCTCTACCAGATACTGTGTGGATATGGATGAATGTGAAGAGCTGCCACATGCTGTGTGCAAACATATCTGCATCAACACACCTGGTTCTTACACTTGCCATTGTCATCCTGGTTTCTACCTGGAGCCTGACAACAAAAGCTGTAAAGCGGAAG ATGAGGCATTACTGTTGGCGTCTGTTCAGTCAGAATTGCTGCTGTTGGGGGTCCATAGCAGAAGCTTGCGTCTCTTCTCCTCTGCAACTCGGCCTGTCTTCTCTCTGGATTACCACTGGAGTCAGCAAAGGGTGTACTGGTTGAGCCCTGATTACCAGAGCGTACGATGGGCTGACATGAACTCAAGTAAAAAAGGAACACTAATTCAAG GAGTGAAGGCGGATTTTATAGCAGTGGACTGGATTGGAAAGAACCTTTACTGGATTGATGGTCTGGTGGGTCAGATTCTGGCGGTGCAGCTCCGTGATGTCACAGTTGGATCCCATAACTACACTGTGGTGCTGGGAGAAGACTTGGAGCATCCAAGTTCACTGGTCCTCCTTCCACACATGGG GTTGATCTTCTGGTCTGAGATTGGCAGCAGACCCCAGATTAGGCGCTcagggatggatggatcaagTAAGAGGGTGATAGTCAATCATGGGTTAAGTTGGCCTGTTAGCTTGGCTTCTGACCTCCTGGACAACCGGTTGTATTGGGCTGATGAGAAGATGCACAGCATTGGCTCTGCCTCTTTCGAGGGAGAGAATGTCAag ATCCTTCAGATGGTTGAAACTCCAAGCCCGTTCTCTGTTGCTGTGTTCAATGATCGGCTTACCTGGTCTGACACGAAGAGAAGAACCATCCGCTCTTCTGATAAAAACACAGGGAAAGACCAGAAGGTTCTCTTAAAGAGACCTGGCCAGCCCTTCGGAATAAAG CTGATGCATCCGCTGTCCCAGCCACTCATCGTGAACCCCTGTGACAAGCTTCGCTGCTCCCACCTCTGCCTCCTCGTTCCAGCTAGGGGTCTCTCAGGCATACCAAAGTCAGCGACAGCGTCCGAAGTAACAGAAGTTACTGCAGCTTGCCGCTGTCCGAAGGGGCTTCTACTTTCAAAGAACAACAGAACATGCTCTTTACCTCAGGAATCGACCTTCATCTTACTTTTGTCGCCCAACGCCATCTACCAA ATTTATCTTCAGTCGATGCATCGAGATGGAGTTGGGCTGAAAAAGATTCCCAACTGCAGCGTGTTGTCCATCCCTGGTGTGGTTGAGGCCTCTTTCATGGATCTTTCACACGGTCAACGTTTGTACATAGCTGATGGTTTTCATGGAGCAGTGGAGGCCTTTAATCTGACTGGCCCCTGGTCAAGACAACGCCTGACACCCACTGGCCGCATTTTTGAACTACAT GACGATTCAGTCACTGCCATAGCAGTTGACTGGGTGACCTCCAACCTCTACTGGAGCAGCAGTAATCACCCTGGTATACATGTGACCTCCAGTTCTGATGGAAGCACTGCCCCACTGTTGCAGGGATCGCTGAAG GCGACGACAGCCATAGCAGTGCACCCTCCGACAGGTCGACTCTGCTACTCCTCAACGGTCAGTTTAGGGGGTAAAATCCAGGCTGAGATCTGCTGTGCTGGGATGGATGGTCGTGGAAAAGTGGTTTTATGGAGGAACTCTAGCCCAACATCACTTTCCTTCTTCAACAGGGGAACCATGATCTACTGGAGTGACCATA gtCATAGCACAATCTGTTCAATTGGAGTGGATGGCTCAGGCTATAAGGAATTTAGCACCAGCCCGG